A genomic segment from Inquilinus sp. KBS0705 encodes:
- a CDS encoding glycoside hydrolase family 1 protein codes for MNRNKFMFATGIENSYPVIILPDGTRKRVDEMEKCGHYKLWRDDFDLVTETGIDTLRYGPAFYKVHEGPGKYDWAFVDETFAYMKKKGIVPIVDLCHFGLPDWLGDFQNPEFPYFFAEYARAFALRFKYLRFYTPVNEIFIAAAFSGQYGWWNECKSDDRSFVTALKNLCKANVLAMQAILEIQPDAVFIQSESSEYFHPETPDCDPLASFLNQKRFLSLDLTYGYPISIVMYEYLLANGMSKEEYRWFENNLIKGSCVMGNDYYITNEHMVHEDGSTSAAGEIFGYYVITQQYYNRYKLPVMHTETNIAEPNAVRWLQTQWANVRRLKRDGIPIYGFTWYSLTDQVDWDSALRNDAGNVNSLGLYDLDRKIRPVGQAYKNLIQQWKAAIENESYVLYLKPPYYNG; via the coding sequence ATGAACAGGAATAAATTTATGTTTGCTACCGGGATTGAAAACAGTTACCCGGTTATAATTTTGCCGGATGGTACCCGTAAGCGTGTAGATGAAATGGAGAAGTGCGGCCATTACAAGCTTTGGAGAGACGACTTTGATTTGGTAACAGAAACCGGAATAGATACCCTGAGGTACGGACCTGCATTTTATAAAGTGCATGAAGGGCCGGGCAAGTATGATTGGGCATTTGTTGATGAAACATTTGCCTACATGAAAAAGAAGGGAATTGTACCCATTGTAGATCTTTGCCACTTTGGCCTTCCCGACTGGCTTGGCGATTTTCAAAATCCTGAGTTTCCGTACTTTTTTGCGGAGTATGCCAGGGCTTTTGCCTTAAGATTTAAATACCTTAGGTTTTACACGCCTGTAAACGAAATTTTTATAGCTGCGGCTTTTTCGGGGCAGTATGGGTGGTGGAATGAATGCAAATCAGACGATAGATCATTTGTAACGGCATTAAAAAACCTATGTAAGGCCAATGTGTTAGCCATGCAGGCTATCCTTGAAATACAGCCTGATGCTGTTTTTATACAAAGCGAATCATCTGAATATTTCCACCCGGAGACCCCAGATTGCGACCCGCTGGCCTCTTTCCTGAATCAAAAGAGATTTTTATCCCTCGACCTGACTTATGGTTATCCGATAAGCATTGTTATGTACGAGTATTTATTGGCTAACGGAATGTCAAAGGAAGAATACCGCTGGTTTGAAAATAACTTAATAAAGGGCAGTTGCGTTATGGGCAACGATTATTATATAACCAACGAACATATGGTGCACGAAGATGGCAGCACATCTGCCGCAGGCGAAATATTTGGTTATTATGTAATTACCCAACAATATTACAACAGGTATAAATTGCCTGTTATGCATACCGAAACAAATATTGCCGAGCCAAACGCGGTTAGATGGCTGCAAACACAATGGGCCAATGTGCGCCGTTTAAAGCGCGACGGCATACCTATATATGGGTTTACATGGTATAGCTTAACCGACCAGGTAGATTGGGATTCGGCACTGCGCAATGACGCAGGTAACGTAAACTCACTTGGTTTGTATGACCTTGACAGAAAAATACGACCGGTTGGGCAGGCGTACAAAAATCTGATACAGCAGTGGAAAGCCGCTATAGAAAACGAAAGTTATGTGCTTTATTTAAAGCCGCCTTATTATAACGGGTAA
- a CDS encoding glycosyltransferase family 1 protein produces MQALINSKNQYNKTSSFYKQLPANIICFSHLRWDFVFQRPQHLMTRLSKHFNITFIEEPVLDTDGDAYYACHEREDLLVIVPHLPKATPTNAITVELKSLLDSFMMGKPLANCTFWYYTPMALEFSRKYQPELIVYDCMDELSAFKFAPQSLKDLEKELLKKADIVFTGGQSLYEAKKDQHANIHPFPSSIEKKHFQSARAIRARLKSAGKNDTLTLGFYGVIDERLDIELIKGIADARPNWQIVLLGPVVKIDPAQLPTNKNIKYPGPKNYQELPAYLAEWDIALIPFLLNESTKFISPTKTPEYLAAGVPVISTAIRDVVNPYGKNKLVKIAGSADEFVTAIEEQLNNIEKESWLLNVDDFLSQNSWDNTCSRMLNLMTNTIANRAMSSIAQ; encoded by the coding sequence ATGCAAGCACTAATAAATTCCAAAAATCAATACAATAAAACCTCCAGTTTTTACAAACAGCTTCCGGCAAATATCATTTGCTTTTCTCACCTCCGGTGGGATTTTGTATTCCAGCGCCCCCAGCATTTAATGACCCGGTTATCGAAACACTTTAACATAACCTTTATTGAAGAGCCTGTTTTAGATACTGATGGCGATGCCTATTATGCCTGCCATGAACGCGAAGACTTGCTGGTAATAGTGCCGCATTTGCCAAAGGCTACCCCCACCAACGCCATAACCGTTGAGCTAAAAAGTTTACTGGATAGTTTTATGATGGGGAAACCGCTTGCTAATTGTACCTTTTGGTATTATACTCCCATGGCGCTTGAATTTTCGCGCAAGTACCAACCTGAATTAATAGTTTATGATTGCATGGACGAATTGAGCGCCTTTAAGTTTGCGCCGCAATCGCTAAAAGACCTTGAAAAAGAGCTTTTAAAGAAAGCAGATATAGTTTTTACAGGCGGGCAGTCGCTGTATGAAGCAAAAAAAGATCAGCACGCCAATATACATCCGTTTCCCAGCAGTATCGAAAAAAAGCATTTTCAATCAGCAAGAGCTATCAGAGCTCGCTTAAAATCAGCAGGCAAAAATGACACGCTTACACTCGGCTTTTATGGTGTTATTGACGAGCGCCTGGATATTGAATTAATAAAAGGCATTGCCGATGCAAGGCCGAATTGGCAAATAGTATTGTTGGGCCCTGTTGTAAAAATAGACCCGGCGCAGCTCCCTACAAATAAAAACATCAAATACCCGGGGCCAAAAAATTACCAGGAACTGCCGGCGTATTTGGCCGAGTGGGATATTGCATTAATTCCCTTCCTTTTAAATGAGTCAACCAAATTTATCAGCCCTACAAAAACACCCGAATATTTAGCTGCAGGCGTGCCGGTAATATCTACCGCCATACGCGATGTGGTAAACCCCTATGGAAAAAACAAACTTGTAAAAATAGCCGGCAGTGCCGACGAGTTTGTTACAGCAATAGAAGAACAACTAAATAATATAGAAAAAGAAAGCTGGCTATTAAATGTAGACGACTTCCTGTCGCAAAACTCGTGGGATAACACCTGCAGCCGTATGCTTAACTTAATGACTAACACGATAGCTAACCGTGCCATGTCGTCAATAGCGCAATAA
- a CDS encoding glutathione-dependent formaldehyde dehydrogenase, giving the protein MLAMNYRGPYRVRTEQRPMPEIIHPEDAIVRVTRTCICGSDLHLYHGMVPDTRVGSTFGHEFTGVVEEVGPLVQKLKVGDQVLVPFNIACGKCNFCKQGLYGNCHESNPMATAVGGIFGYSHTAGGFDGGQAEYVRVPYADVGPTVIPPEMDPDDAVLLTDVVPTGYQAAEMGGIKEGDTVVVFGAGPIGIMAARCAWFFGPSRVIIIDHIDYRLEFAKNYAHCEAYNFKEMADPVLFLKKATDWYGADVCIDCVGCEAEGNTLQTFSGRVALLQAGAATAFQWAINSVKKGGIVSVVGVYGPPFNLAPIGNILNKGITVRANQASVKRLLPKLIDHVMSGRLNPKGLITHRIPLEEVADAYRLFSSKLDNCIKTVLIPSAKH; this is encoded by the coding sequence ATGTTAGCAATGAATTACCGGGGGCCCTATCGGGTCCGCACTGAACAACGACCGATGCCGGAAATTATTCATCCGGAAGACGCGATCGTAAGGGTTACCCGCACCTGCATTTGCGGGTCCGATCTCCATTTGTATCATGGTATGGTGCCAGATACGCGTGTGGGGTCAACATTTGGCCACGAATTTACAGGTGTTGTAGAAGAAGTTGGCCCATTGGTTCAAAAGCTAAAAGTCGGCGACCAGGTGTTGGTTCCGTTCAATATCGCTTGCGGCAAGTGCAATTTTTGTAAGCAGGGCCTATATGGCAATTGCCACGAATCTAACCCTATGGCAACAGCGGTTGGGGGTATATTTGGCTATTCGCATACTGCAGGAGGATTTGACGGAGGCCAGGCAGAATACGTTAGGGTGCCATATGCTGATGTAGGCCCAACTGTAATACCGCCTGAGATGGATCCTGATGATGCGGTTTTACTTACAGATGTTGTACCAACCGGTTACCAGGCGGCAGAAATGGGCGGCATTAAAGAAGGCGATACGGTAGTAGTATTCGGCGCAGGCCCTATAGGTATAATGGCGGCACGTTGTGCCTGGTTTTTTGGACCATCAAGGGTTATTATCATAGATCATATAGACTATCGGCTGGAGTTCGCGAAGAATTATGCGCACTGCGAGGCATACAACTTTAAGGAAATGGCCGACCCTGTGCTATTTTTAAAGAAGGCTACTGATTGGTATGGCGCGGATGTTTGTATTGATTGCGTAGGTTGCGAAGCAGAAGGCAATACCTTGCAAACTTTTAGTGGAAGGGTAGCTTTGCTACAGGCCGGGGCAGCTACTGCATTCCAATGGGCCATAAATTCAGTAAAAAAGGGTGGCATTGTTTCGGTTGTTGGCGTTTACGGCCCTCCATTTAACTTGGCCCCTATTGGTAATATACTAAATAAAGGTATCACTGTTAGGGCTAATCAAGCTTCGGTTAAGCGATTACTGCCAAAGCTTATTGACCATGTAATGTCGGGGCGTTTAAACCCAAAGGGCCTTATCACGCACCGGATCCCTTTAGAGGAAGTAGCTGATGCTTATCGCCTCTTTTCATCTAAGCTTGATAATTGTATTAAAACAGTGCTGATACCATCAGCAAAACACTAA
- a CDS encoding alpha/beta hydrolase — MSTFTVKDGTEIYYKDWGTGQPLFFHHGWPLSGDDWDAQMMFFLAQGYRVIAHDRRGHGRSSQTAVGHEMDTYAADVAELTAALDLKDAIHIGHSTGGGEVIRYVAKYGKGRVAKAVLISAVTPIMVKTESNPDGVPMSVFDEIREGTATQRPQYFYDFPTPFYGFNREGAKVSQGIKDNWWRQGMMGGIKAHYDCIKAFSETDFTEDLKSVDIPVLVLHGEDDQIVPFQLTGVKAAKLLKNGKLISYPGFPHGMPTTEAATINKDLLEFIKS, encoded by the coding sequence ATGAGTACATTTACAGTAAAAGACGGAACCGAAATTTATTACAAGGACTGGGGAACAGGACAACCATTATTTTTTCATCATGGCTGGCCGTTATCTGGCGATGATTGGGATGCACAGATGATGTTTTTCCTGGCACAGGGATACAGGGTAATAGCGCACGACAGGCGTGGGCACGGCAGATCGAGCCAAACTGCAGTTGGGCACGAAATGGATACCTATGCCGCTGATGTTGCCGAGCTTACCGCTGCACTTGATTTAAAAGATGCTATACACATTGGCCACTCAACCGGCGGTGGAGAGGTTATCAGGTATGTTGCCAAATATGGTAAAGGCCGGGTAGCCAAGGCGGTACTTATTAGCGCGGTTACACCTATAATGGTGAAGACTGAAAGCAACCCGGACGGTGTACCTATGTCTGTATTTGATGAGATACGTGAGGGCACTGCAACGCAAAGGCCGCAGTACTTCTATGATTTCCCAACGCCTTTTTATGGGTTTAACCGCGAAGGGGCAAAAGTATCACAAGGGATCAAGGACAATTGGTGGCGCCAGGGGATGATGGGTGGCATTAAAGCACATTACGATTGTATTAAGGCTTTTTCGGAAACTGACTTTACCGAGGACCTTAAAAGCGTTGATATACCTGTATTGGTTTTACATGGCGAGGACGACCAAATTGTTCCTTTTCAGCTTACGGGTGTAAAAGCTGCTAAGTTGTTAAAGAATGGAAAGTTAATTTCTTATCCAGGCTTCCCACATGGTATGCCAACTACCGAGGCGGCAACTATCAATAAAGATCTTTTGGAGTTTATAAAATCTTAA
- a CDS encoding tRNA pseudouridine synthase A, with amino-acid sequence MRYFFHLGYLGTNYRGWQKHPDGISVQQVLEERLSNIFKKPVYITGCGRTDAQVHASQFFFHLDTDTAWDFDLLFRLNNLLPDDIAVFDIIPMDGLQHARFDATERAYDYFIHTYKDPFLSQLSSLYLIDNWDIASMNKAAALLLKYNDYYAFCKMPGRNEHTLCNINAARIFTDARGDKLRFHISANRFLGKMVRIIVGKLIDIGTGKLSIDEFEAHLINPQLPQVIKPAYPQGLYLSKVTYPYLNIGPRSNFSKMLAADTNKWHPA; translated from the coding sequence TTGCGCTACTTTTTCCATTTAGGTTATTTGGGCACAAATTACAGGGGATGGCAAAAACATCCTGATGGTATTAGCGTACAGCAGGTTTTAGAAGAACGACTAAGCAACATCTTTAAAAAACCCGTATACATTACAGGCTGCGGCCGTACTGATGCCCAGGTTCATGCCAGTCAATTTTTCTTTCATTTAGATACTGATACAGCCTGGGATTTTGACCTGCTATTCCGCTTGAATAATTTATTACCTGATGACATAGCCGTTTTTGATATCATACCAATGGATGGCCTACAGCACGCCAGGTTTGATGCCACCGAACGAGCGTACGATTATTTTATACATACCTATAAAGATCCTTTTTTAAGCCAGTTAAGCTCGTTATACCTGATTGATAATTGGGACATAGCCAGCATGAACAAGGCGGCGGCTCTATTATTAAAGTACAATGATTATTATGCCTTCTGCAAGATGCCCGGTAGGAATGAGCATACTTTATGTAATATAAATGCTGCCCGTATATTTACCGATGCCAGGGGCGATAAACTGAGATTTCATATTTCGGCTAACCGCTTTTTGGGGAAAATGGTGAGGATAATAGTTGGTAAACTAATAGATATTGGAACTGGCAAGCTAAGCATCGATGAGTTTGAAGCCCACCTTATAAATCCCCAATTACCGCAGGTAATTAAGCCCGCCTATCCGCAGGGATTATATTTAAGTAAGGTCACTTATCCATATTTAAACATTGGGCCACGCAGTAACTTTAGTAAAATGCTTGCTGCCGATACGAATAAATGGCATCCTGCTTAA